In Papaver somniferum cultivar HN1 chromosome 1, ASM357369v1, whole genome shotgun sequence, a genomic segment contains:
- the LOC113288801 gene encoding RNA-binding protein 28-like has translation MGKRRRMEKGGADGGVKRTRDSEHSPSTVYVSGLPYDFTNAQLQETFSEIGPVRRCFIVTQKGSNVHKGFAYVTFALTEDADRAIELKNGVSVGKRRIAVKHAMHRASLEQRRSKTNQDDSKKKEGKEDISTDGVKDEKISDEHEIEEVKGTHKALVTPSSPADNEKSSGKVKKTGKALVPSDSPAEKEKSSGKVKKTGKALVPSDSPAEKEKSSEKVKKTGKALVPSDSLVEKEKPSGKALVPPNSLPKKGKSSREVKDTGKAVVSSISAADKGKASEEIKGTGKALVPPSTVAKRESSEKQRVARTVIFGGLASADIAEEVIRRAKEVGDVCSVTYPLPKQELELHALARDGCKMDAAAVIYMGVRSARVAVTKLHQQEIKGASVWARQLGGEGSKTAKWKLIVRNMPFQAKVSEIKELFSSAGFVWNVLIPQAPDTGRSKGFAFVTFTCKQDAESAIRTINGQKFGKRPIAVDWAIPKKIFTTGANAVDSYKDGLQDSDEEDDETSSDDMEDVIADGDRKSQQPQAGDTTTKDSAVTENGVPVEVADFEEEADIARKVLKNLITSSGKGDLDSVGQDSALPPSNDEVTTTIEKAAAEVKPKWPGKTEMTEQEMLEEESNRQRTVFINNLPFDTVSEEVKQRFSAYGEVQSFLPVLHKVTRRPTGTGFLKFSTPAQADDAVAAAQTTGDSGIFLKGRQLTVFKALDRKSANDKKLEKAKTEDVDQRNLYLAKEGVILDGSPAAEGVSAHDMNKRQALEKSKNVKLQSPNFHVSKTRLIVYNVPKTMSEKQLKKIFIDAVLSRASKQTPVIQQVKIVKESKDAKMPKNHSRGVAFIEFTEHQHALVALRVLNNNPETFGPEHRPIVQFALDNIQTLKLRQKKLEYWQARSGAEALPRPATSQREDTPQNNDTNKLGKHKSRGGNFSSKETDEDKQGEGENVAPNGSTDRETPAGKKFKGTPARERKTKFAAKDKAEESTEKPNKNKPSKLVNKEARAPELKPKENAETGQKKRKFQDEINLVQPREGKFPNKTKKRSKSGGEEVVDKLDVLIEKYTSKFSQHNSNKTAVPGEKQGSRQLKRWFS, from the exons ATGGGGAAGAGGAGAAGGATGGAAAAAGGTGGCGCTGATGGTGGTGTTAAACGTACAAGAGATAGTGAACACTCACCTTCAACAGTCTACGTTAGCGGCTTACCCTACGATTTTACCAACGCCCAG CTTCAAGAAACATTTAGTGAAATTGGTCCTGTTAGACGTTGTTTCATTGTCACTCAGAAGG GATCAAATGTTCATAAAGGGTTTGCATACGTCACATT TGCTCTTACAGAAGATGCCGACCGTGCCATTGAGCTGAAAAACGGTGTATCAGTTGGTAAGAGGAGAATTGCAGTTAAACATGCCATGCATCGTGCGTCCCTTGAGCAACGGCGTTCAAAGACAAATCAAG ATGACTCTAAGAAAAAAGAGGGCAAGGAAGATATTTCCACTGACGGTGTCAAAGATGAGAAGATTTCAGATGAACATGAAATAG AGGAGGTGAAGGGAACCCATAAAGCTCTTGTAACTCCCAGTTCTCCCGCTGATAACGAGAAATCTTCAGGGAAGGTGAAGAAAACCGGTAAAGCTCTTGTTCCTTCCGATTCTCCTGCTGAGAAAGAGAAATCTTCAGGGAAGGTGAAGAAAACAGGTAAAGCTCTTGTTCCTTCCGATTCTCCTGCTGAGAAAGAGAAATCTTCAGAGAAGGTGAAGAAAACTGGTAAAGCTCTTGTTCCATCTGATTCTCTCGTTGAGAAAGAGAAGCCTTCAGGTAAAGCTCTTGTACCTCCCAATTCTCTTCCTAAGAAAGGGAAGTCATCAAGAGAGGTGAAGGATACTGGTAAAGCTGTTGTTTCgtccatttctgctgctgataAAGGGAAGGCTTCAGAGGAGATTAAGGGAACCGGTAAAGCTCTTGTGCCTCCCAGTACTGTTGCTAAAAGGGAATCATCAGAAAAGCAGAG GGTTGCTAGAACAGTTATATTTGGTGGACTCGCAAGTGCTGACATTGCTGAAGAAGTTATTCGTCGTGCCAAAGAGGTTGGTGATGTGTGTTCTGTTACATATCCTCTCCCAAAACAAGAGCTTGAACTCCATG CGCTTGCTCGAGATGGATGCAAGATGGATGCTGCAGCTGTAATTTACATGGGCGTTAGATCAGCTCGTGTTGCGGTTACTAAGTTGCATCAACAAGAGATAAAGGGTGCATCTGTTTGGGCACGTCAGTTGGGTGGAGAG GGTTCCAAGACTGCTAAATGGAAGCTTATTGTCAGAAATATGCCTTTTCAGGCAAAAGTCAGTGAGATTAAAGAACTCTTTTCATCAGCGGGTTTTGTGTGGAACGTGTTGATTCCTCAGGCTCCTGACACAGG AAGGTCCAAGGGATTTGCATTTGTTACCTTCACATGCAAGCAGGATGCTGAAAGT GCAATCCGTACAATAAATGGGCAAAAATTCGGTAAAAGACCCATCGCTGTTGATTGGGCTATCCCGAAGAAAATATTCACCACTGGTGCTAATGCAGTTGATTCATATAAAGATG GACTACAAGATAGTGACGAGGAGGACGACGAAACCAGTAGTGATGACATGGAAGATGTCATTGCTGATGGTGATAGAAAATCCCAGCAACCTCAAGCAGGGGATACTACTACAAAAGATTCTGCTGTTACTGAGAATGGTGTTCCAGTTGAAGTGGCTGATTTTGAGGAGGAAGCTGACATTGCAAGGAAAGTTCTTAAGAATTTGATCACATCCTCCGGAAAAGGAGACTTAGATTCTGTTGGCCAAGATTCAGCTTTACCTCCAAGTAATGACGAGGTAACTACTACGATTGAAAAGGCTGCAGCAGAGGTGAAACCTAAATGGCCTGGCAAGACTGAAATGACAGAGCAAGaaatgttggaagaagaaagcaATAGGCAGAGAACTGTTTTCATAAACAATCTCCCATTTGATACTGTAAGTGAAGAGGTGAAGCAACGGTTCTCTGCATACGGGGAAGTACAGTCATTTTTGCCTGTTCTTCACAAAGTCACCAG GCGGCCAACAGGAACTGGTTTTCTCAAGTTCAGTACACCAGCGCAGGCTGATGATGCGGTTGCAGCAGCACAGACTACAGGTGACTCGGGGATTTTTCTGAAAGGCAGACAGCTAACTGTGTTTAAGGCCTTGGACAGGAAGTCAGCTAACGATAAGAAACTTGAAAAGGCGAAGACTGAGGATGTTGACCAACGCAACCTTTATCTTGCGAAG GAAGGGGTTATTCTCGATGGTTCACCTGCTGCTGAAGGTGTTTCAGCACATGATATGAATAAACGTCAAGC GTTGGAGAAGTCAAAGAATGTTAAGCTTCAATCTCCGAACTTTCATGTTTCAAAAACTAGACTCATCGTATACAATGTGCCAAAGACAATGTCTGAGAAGCAGCTTAAAAAGATTTTTATAGATGCAGTTCTTTCCAGAGCTAGCAAACAAACTCCTGTCATTCAACAG GTAAAGATCGTGAAGGAATCCAAGGATGCAAAGATGCCCAAGAACCATTCACGTGGAGTAGCTTTCATTGAGTTCACGGAACATCAGCATGCACTTGTGGCCCTGAGAGTTCTTAATAATAATCCCG AAACTTTTGGCCCTGAGCATCGTCCAATTGTTCAGTTTGCCCTTGATAATATCCAGACACTGAAACTACGGCAGAAGAAGTTAGAATATTGGCAGGCCCGTTCCGGCGCAGAAGCCTTGCCACGACCTGCCACATCACAAAGGGAAGATACTCCTCAGAATAACGACACAAACAAATTAGGAAAGCACAAATCTCGAGGTGGTAACTTTTCATCTAAGGAAACGGATGAAGATAAACAAGGTGAAGGGGAAAATGTTGCGCCTAATGGATCCACTGATAGAGAAACTCCCGCAGGCAAAAAGTTCAAGGGTACCCCTGCAAGAGAAAGAAAGACCAAGTTTGCTGCAAAAGATAAGGCGGAAGAGTCAACAGAGAAACCCAACAAGAATAAACCATCCAAGTTGGTTAATAAAGAAGCACGTGCACCTGAATTGA